The DNA window CTGCATGGATATAATCTTTTGCGCCGGCCTCAACCAATTTTTTGCGGATATTTTTTATATGTGAATAGATAAAATCAAAATTATCGGCAATATCGATACTATCACCCCAAAGGTGCTCAGCAATGGCGCTTTTGGATACCACCTTTCCTTTATTGGCAATGAAGTAAATTAACAATGAATATTCCTTACGAGTAAATTTTACTACCGCCTCGTTCACTCTTACTACTTTTGCATCCAGATCGATACTAATCTCATTAAATTTAAGCTGACTGCTTCCGTTGAAAGATCTTCGCCTGACAATGGCCGTAACCCGGGATTTCAATTCAGACAAATGAAATGGCTTAGTGAGGTAGTCATCGGCGCCGAGGTCGAGCCCAGTTAGGCGGTCATCCAGTGAATTTTTAGCCGAAATGATGAGCACACCATCATTATGACTATGTTCTTTTAAATGCTTTACAATATCCAAACCGTTCCCATGAGGCAGTGTAAGATCAAGTATCACACAGTCGTAACGATAAACGCTTACTTTAGCCAGTGCCGTCGTAAAATTGGTTGCTGTTTCGCAAATACTATCGCTGCCGGTAAA is part of the Mucilaginibacter terrenus genome and encodes:
- a CDS encoding response regulator transcription factor, which encodes MKILIVEDETGLRDSIEAYFTGSDSICETATNFTTALAKVSVYRYDCVILDLTLPHGNGLDIVKHLKEHSHNDGVLIISAKNSLDDRLTGLDLGADDYLTKPFHLSELKSRVTAIVRRRSFNGSSQLKFNEISIDLDAKVVRVNEAVVKFTRKEYSLLIYFIANKGKVVSKSAIAEHLWGDSIDIADNFDFIYSHIKNIRKKLVEAGAKDYIHAAYGMGYKFTDA